The following coding sequences are from one Primulina eburnea isolate SZY01 chromosome 15, ASM2296580v1, whole genome shotgun sequence window:
- the LOC140814263 gene encoding probable E3 ubiquitin-protein ligase RHB1A, with the protein MGGCCCSSRKHQFHGTPVYYYYPRGSEEHDSLTSHDGMATVRASALLIDVNLNMSTPDAYRPPPAPLPYDSVFGRPESTDPESGEVTISAHTLEKPSCIVLKGANCLKESEILSVSPKKIDLEFLKSEPLTVSTDEDDTCPTCLEEYDKENPKILTECSHHFHLSCILEWKERSNMCPICDQEMIYERV; encoded by the exons ATGGGAGGTTGCTGTTGTTCTTCCAGGAAGCATCAGTTTCACGGAACACCAGTGTATTATTAT TATCCACGAGGTTCAGAAGAGCATGATTCCCTAACATCTCATGATGGCATGGCTACCGTACGAGCTTCTGCATTGTTAATCGACGTGAACCTAAATATGTCAACTCCTGACGCTTATCGACCCCCTCCCGCTCCTCTCCCATATGATTCAGTTTTTGGGCGCCCAGAATCTACGGATCCCGAGTCTGGAGAAGTGACTATAAGTGCACACACGCTGGAGAAGCCTAGCTGCATAGTTCTTAAAGGAGCAAATTGCTTAAAAGAATCAGAAATTCTTTCCGTTTCTCCGAAGAAAATAGATCTTGAATTTTTGAAGTCGGAACCGCTTACAGTTTCAACGGACGAAGATGATACATGTCCTACGTGTCTTGAAG AGTATGATAAGGAGAACCCTAAAATCTTGACCGAGTGCAGCCATCACTTTCACCTTTCATGCATACTCGAATGGAAGGAAAGAAGCAATATGTGCCCCATCTGCGATCAG GAAATGATTTATGAACGTGTATGA
- the LOC140814970 gene encoding voltage-dependent chloride channel 1, chloroplastic-like produces the protein MATPIPPSPCSSQLTLNTLIKFHLNPLQFPSKNHHKLAKLLCNSCQPTKNTSSHPNDQEPTLFSILRVIPDWADAVKERGMKQKRNLYDHENWVQHRSSFRHVRHFLSSLSSRVILSLIPPVIVFTSVAAIVAGYNTAVSMHWLPEFLPVLSASSLPYQLTAPALALLLVFRTEASYSRFEEGKKAWTKVIAGINDFATLVIASVKSPSDAALKDAILRYIIAFPVALKCHILYESDIAKDLQNVLEVDDLAVVLSSEHHPNCILEFISQSLQLLDMEDTKRHHLVSKLSCFHEEIGVCEQLMGIPIPLSYTQLTSRFLVLWHFTLPIILWDDCHWIVVPATFISAASLFCIEEVGVLIEEPFSMLALDELCYMVKRNIEDAIVNEALIQAQVKIKTKTTHAESWPASLEQTKTS, from the exons ATGGCAACTCCAATCCCTCCATCTCCATGTTCTTCCCAACTTACCCTCAACACCCTCATCAAATTCCACCTCAATCCCCTCCAATTCCCCTCAAAGAATCACCACAAACTGGCCAAACTACTCTGCAATTCATGCCAGCCCACGAAAAACACAAGTTCACATCCAAATGATCAAGAACCAACACTCTTCTCCATTCTACGAGTGATCCCCGATTGGGCAGACGCCGTAAAAGAGCGAGGCATGAAGCAGAAAAGAAACTTATACGACCACGAAAACTGGGTTCAGCACAGAAGCTCTTTCAGGCATGTGAGGCATTTCTTGTCAAGCTTAAGTTCACGCGTTATTCTGTCGTTGATACCGCCGGTGATCGTGTTCACGTCTGTTGCAGCGATTGTTGCAGGCTATAATACGGCGGTTTCAATGCACTGGCTTCCGGAGTTTTTGCCTGTTCTGAGTGCCTCATCTTTGCCTTATCAGTTGACTGCTCCTGCTTTGGCTTTGCTTCTCGTGTTTAGGACCGAGGCTTCGTATTCGAGGTTTGAGGAAGGGAAGAAAGCTTGGACTAAGGTGATTGCGGGGATTAATGACTTTGCAACGCTGGTGATTGCTAGTGTGAAGAGCCCAAGTGATGCTGCGCTTAAAGATGCTATCTTGCGGTATATAATTGCATTCCCAGTTGCTCTCAAG TGTCATATTCTATATGAGTCTGACATTGCAAAAGATCTTCAAAATGTGCTTGAGGTGGATGATCTAGCCGTGGTTCTCAGTTCAGAACATCATCCCAACTGCATCCTGGAGTTTATCTCTCAAAGCCTTCAGCTGCTAGATATGGAGGACACAAAGCGCCATCACTTG GTGTCAAAACTTTCTTGTTTTCATGAAGAAATTGGGGTGTGTGAACAATTAATGGGCATACCTATTCCCTTGTCATACACCCAATTAACTTCAAGATTTCTAGTCCTGTGGCATTTTACTCTCCCCATTATACTTTGGGATGATTGCCATTGGATTGTGGTGCCTGCAACTTTTATAAGTGCTGCTTCTTTATTCTGCATTGAAGAG GTGGGAGTTCTCATTGAAGAACCTTTCTCAATGCTTGCACTCGATGAATTATGCTATATGGTTAAGAGAAACATCGAAGATGCTATCGTAAACGAGGCTTTAATTCAAGCTCAAGTAAAGATCAAAACAAAGACAACTCATGCTGAAAGTTGGCCTGCCTCTTTGGAACAGACAAAAACCAGTTGA
- the LOC140813947 gene encoding uncharacterized protein: MVNWILAQSFLNICLAFIGCLHMCNSQESGQVNTYTISSFAYAQTFLKPYDWRYLRVELPPRFSSMSLALESDVDLDLSEIKNATASSMPMLCFREGSPPLPDVYNTTLTSLVIDYISNNSFVGNQSLQNFENCYPMQKNIQLIVTNEQISSGTWYFGLFNGIGPVRTQSKMINRGSGYSFGANITVEGCTTSMVVGQFCNQTINSLSCEENYNTTSSLTFGGIAKNVISCRNPNGVVCHEDDGSKVYSLDLVGFTEELIITASNVTDSSGLMCYVRLNSMPLKTAFDFSGDISKSPLVISRPKAGSWYIIIQPIDVSNKSEGMQKNSLKLCYLLDLQVFQCPENKAGLNCTFDRYVLQAVLRKNPSIPFESYYVPLNQKMSPDSTNFPLEPLLGNFSNGENTNNFWTFFLLDIPSAAAGGSIHVHIASDVKISYEIYARYGGLPSLKDWDYFYANSTNNSNGSMFFKLYDSDDDKISFYMLLVRGGTWSFGLRRLSSPYGSASQTIISLSLERCPRKCSSHGTCQSVLDTSGLTLYSYCACDRNHGGFDCSIELVSHQGHIRQSIFLIASNAAAMLPAYWSLRNKAFAEWVLFMSSGISSALYHACDVGTWCVLSFHVLQFLDFWLSFMAVVSTFVYLSTISEVSKRTIHTVVAILTALMAETGPTRSSNIALVIAIGALGLLVGLLIELCTRYRSLFSSTEFNINLLHGWETVKSWIRNIIKTIIKRFRWGFILAGFAALAMAGISWKMESTESYWIWHSLWHISIYTSSFLFLFSKVSVMNCDNERSSGGSYGLARQNSITGVEQIRGSSTPFATL; this comes from the exons ATGGTAAATTGGATCCTGGCTCAATCTTTTCTGAATATATGTCTGGCATTTATTGGATGTTTGCATATGTGCAATTCTCAAGAAAGTGGTCAGGTCAATACTTACACTATTTCGAGCTTCGCGTATGCACAAACTTTCCTCAAACCATATGACTGGCGTTATTTAAGAG TTGAATTGCCACCGCGGTTTTCTTCAATGTCTCTGGCTTTGGAATCAGATGTAGACCTT GATCTCAGTGAAATAAAAAATGCGACCGCAAGCTCTATGCCCATGTTATGCTTTCGTGAAGGGAGTCCTCCTCTTCCTGATGTTTATAATACAACTCTAACCAGCCTAG TTATAGATTACATTTCAAATAATTCTTTTGTTGGGAATCAAAGCCTTCAAAATTTTGAGAACTGCTATCCAATGCAGAAGAATATACAGTTGATAGTGACAAATGAGCAG ATTTCTTCAGGAACGTGGTATTTCGGGCTATTTAACGGCATAGGACCAGTGAGGACACAGTCTAAAATG ATTAATCGAGGTTCAGGATACTCCTTCGGAGCCAATATTACTGTGGAAGGATGCACAACTTCAATGGTGGTTGGCCAGTTCTGCAACCAAACCATTAATTCACTTTCTTGTGAAGAAAACTATAATACAACCAGCAGTTTAACTTTTGGTGGGATAGCCAAAAATGTTATTTCCTGCAGAAATCCCAATGGTGTAGTTTGTCATGAAGATGATGGATCGAAAGTCTATTCTCTGGATTTGGTAGGATTCACCGAGGAGCTAATTATTACAGCATCAAATGTCACCGATAGCAGTGGTTTGATGTGTTATGTTAGACTCAACTCAATGCCGCTCAAAACTGCTTTTGATTTTTCGGGTGACATCAGTAAATCCCCTTTGGTAATAAGCCGTCCAAAAGCTGGCAGTTGGTACATTATCATTCAACCCATAGACGTCTCAAATAAAAGTGAGGGAATGCAGAAAAATAGCTTGAAATTGTGCTATTTATTGGATTTGCAAGTTTTTCAATGTCCTGAAAACAAGGCTGGATTGAACTGCACATTTGATAGATATGTTCTTCAG GCGGTACTTCGGAAAAATCCATCTATCCCTTTTGAATCCTATTATGTGCCATTAAATCAAAAAATGTCTCCAGATTCTACTAATTTTCCTCTTGAACCTCTCTTGGGCAACTTTTCTAATGGCGAAAATACCAACAATTTTTGGACCTTTTTCCTCCTGGATATTCCATCTGCTGCTGCTGGAGGAAGTATCCACGTGCACATTGCATCTGATGTGAAGATAAGTTATGAGATATACGCAAGATATGGAGGGTTGCCGTCTCTGAAGGATTGGGATTACTTCTATGCAAACTCCACAAACAACAGCAATGGTTCAATGTTTTTCAAATTGTATGACTCGGATGACGACAAAATTAGTTTTTACATGTTATTAGTCAGAGGCGGAACCTGGAGTTTTGGGTTGAGGCGACTGAGTTCTCCTTATGGTTCCGCAAGTCAAACTATTATCTCCTTATCATTAGAGAGGTGTCCTCGGAAGTGCTCTTCTCACGGAACGTGTCAATCTGTTTTAGATACTAGTGGGCTGACTCTTTACAG CTATTGTGCTTGTGATCGGAACCACGGAGGCTTTGACTGTAGTATAGAACTTGTATCTCATCAAG GTCACATTCGACAATCAATTTTCCTAATAGCATCCAATGCTGCTGCTATGCTCCCAGCCTATTGGTCCCTCCGAAATAAG GCATTTGCAGAATGGGTTCTTTTCATGTCAAGTGGAATCTCAAGTGCTCTGTATCATGCATGTGATGTAGGGACATGGTGTGTGCTATCTTTTCACGTCTTGCAG TTCTTGGACTTCTGGCTTTCTTTCATGGCTGTTGTTAGTACGTTTGTCTACTTATCCACTATCAGTGAAGTTTCGAAAAGGACAATACACACAGTCGTTGCAATTCTAACAGCTCTCATGGCTGAAACTGGTCCAACGAG ATCTTCAAACATAGCTCTTGTAATAGCCATTGGAGCGCTTGGTCTTCTTGTTGGGTTGCTAATCGAGCTCTGCACTCGTTATCGGTCACTATTCTCCTCAACAGAGTTTAATATAAATCTCCTTCACGG ATGGGAAACTGTAAAGAGTTGGATCCGTAACATCATCAAGACGATTATAAAACGCTTTCGCTGGGGATTCATTCTTGCTGGTTTCGCTGCATTAGCAATGGCTGGGATAAGCTGGAAAATGGAGAGCACAGAAAGTTACTGGATTTGGCACAG CCTGTGGCATATATCCATCTATACGTCTTCGTTCCTGTTCCTCTTTTCGAAAGTATCTGTTATGAACTGTGATAACGAAAGATCTTCTGGTGGGAGCTACGGATTAGCTCGACAAAATTCAATCACCGGAGTCGAGCAAATACGTGGAAGTTCGACACCGTTTGCAACTCTATAG